CAAGGCAGCGAGCGGCGGTGCCGGGGTGCTGTTCATGTACGGCAACTACGCCGGCGACGTGATGAACTTCGACATGGCAGCCGAGATGGCGGCGATGGACGACATCGAGGTGCGCACCGTGCTGACGACCGACGATGTCGCTTCGGCGCCGCGCGACCAGCGGGGAAGACGCCGCGGCGTCGCCGGCAATTTCTTCATCTTCAAGGCCGCGGGCGCGGCCTGCGACCGCATGCTTTCATTCGACGAGGTCGAGCGCATCGTCCGCAAGGCCAACGACCACACCTTCACCATGGGTGTCGCCTTGTCGCCTTGTTCGCTGCCGCAGACGCGGCGGCCGAATTTCGAGATCGGCGCTGACGAGATGGAGATCGGCATGGGCATCCACGGCGAGCCCGGCATCGCGCGCGGCGCGCTCAAGAGCGCCGATGCTATCACCGACGAGATGCTGGATAGGATTCTCGCCGAAATGGAGCCGTCACGCGGCGACAAGGTCGCCGTGCTCGTCAATTCGCTGGGCTCGACGCCACTGATGGAACTCTACATCATGAACCGTCGGCTCAAGCAGAGGCTCGACGACATCGGTGTCTCGGTGCACGCGACCTGGGTCGGCAATTACTGCACCTCGCTGGAAATGGCCGGCGCCTCCGTAACCTTGGAGCATCTCGACGAGGAGCTGCAGACGATGCTCGACCATCCTTGCGACTGTGCGATGTTCAGGGCCGGCTGAGGAGTTCGCCATGACCTCGATCGGCTCGCCTGAACTGAAAAAGATGTTCGACGCCATCGCCGCCGCGATCGCGGCGGACAAGGACCGGCTCTGTCAACTCGACGGGATCATCGGCGATGCCGATCACGGTATCGCCATGGAGCTCGGCTTCAACGCAGCGCGCGACGCGGTTGCCGACCTCAATCTCACCGCAACCGACCCGACAGCTCTGCTCAACACGGCGGCGAAATCATTCCTCAATGCGGTCGGCGCGTCGTCCGGGCCGCTCTACGCAACTGCCTTCATGCGCGGCGCCGCCGCCGTCAAGGGCAAGACGAAGCTCGACGCCGACGATGCCATCGCCATGTTCCAGGCGATGGCGCAGGGCATCAAGGATCGCGGCAAGGCCGAGCTCGGCGAAAAGACCATGGTCGATGCCTGGCAGCCAGCGGCCGAAGCCGCTGGTGCCGCGCGGGCTGCTGGCAAGAGCCTCGCAGACAGTCTTGCCGTGGCACTTGCCGCCGCCGAGCGCGGCGCCGAAGCCACCAAGGACATGATCGCCGCCAAGGGCCGTTCCTCACGCCTCGGCGAGCGGTCGCTTGGCCATGTCGATCCAGGCGCGGCCTCGGCCGTCACGGTCATCGGCGCAATGGCGCAGAGCTTAAACAGCGCAATTCCAGGAAAAGTGTGAAGCGGTTTTCCGTCCGGACTTGCGTCACAACAAGCAGCGTTAGCGCTTTGCCTCGTCGAGGCGGTTGATCGCCTGGACGTTGCCGGCCGATGGTCCCTTCTCGTCGAATTCGGAAGCGAGCCAAGTGTCGACGATCGCCTTGGCAAGCTCCGGCCCGATGACGCGGGCGCCCATGGTGATGATCTGCGCATTGTTGGATTTGGCCGCGCGTTCCGCTGAATAAGTGTCGTGGGTGAGTGCCGCACGGATGCCCGGCACCTTGTTGGCCGAGATCGAGACGCCGATGCCGGTGCCGCAGAACAGGATGCCGCGGTCGTTCTTGCCGTCGACGATCGTCTGGGCGAGGTTCTGCGAAAGGTCGGCGTAGTAGCCGAGCTGGCTGAGATCGCTGACGGTAAGGCCAGGCTTGGTGGCGAGGTGCGCCGCGATCACGTCGAGGAGCGGCTTGCCGGCGCTGTCGGCTCCGATGGCTATCTTCATGGTTCTTGTCCTTCCTTTGACTCAAATGTGCTTTCGATCGGATTCAGATCGCTGCCAAGGCGCGCCGCAGGATGTCGATGTAGCCTTCGGCCTGCCAGGCGGAGCGGCCGATGAACAGGCCATCGACATTGGGTTGGCCGATCAGTTCGGCGGCGTTCTGCGGATTGACGCTGCCGCCATATAGCACCGGCGGCGATGCGAGCAGCAGGGCAGTGGCCACTCTCTTGATCAGCGCCTGCTGCTTGTCGGCATAGTCGGAACTGGCTGGGATGCCCTTGTCGCCGATCGCCCAGACCGGCTCATAGGCAAACAGAATCCTGGCTGACTTTGCTTCTCCCTCCAGGAACTGCAGCGCGCCTTCGACCTGCGCCGTCAGTACCGCACCGGCCCTGCCGCTCTCGCGTTCGGGCAGCGTCTCGCCGACGCAGATCAGCGGCACCAGCCCGTGCCTCACCGCCGCCGCCGTCTTCAGGCCGACAGCGTGGTCGCTCTCGCCGAAATGCTCGCGCCTTTCGCTGTGGCCGAGCTCGACCAGATCGAGGCCGCAATCCTTGAGCATCGGCGGCGAGATCTCGCCGGTCCAGGCGCCGTTGTCGGCCCAATGCATGTTCTGCGCGCCGACCTTGATGTGCGTTGACGACAGCGCCTTCTTGACTTCGCGCACCGCCGTGAAAGGCGGGATGACGAAGGGCTGGATGCGCTTGTCGAAGCCAAGAGTGAACGCGGCGATCGCTTCGGCGAAAGCAAGCGCTTCAGCAAGCGTCTTGTTCATCTTCCAGCTTGTTCCGACCCAGTACGTCACGCCTGCGCTCCTGATGTTCAATCTCTGTTGTCGACAACCGTCAGCGAAATCCCCGCGGCTTCCAGTTCTTCGCGCGCGGGCGGCTCCAGCTCGCCGCCGGTGAAGACGGTGTTGAACGCCCTGAGGTCGGTGAGAAAGTGCAATGCCGTGCGGCCGAACTTGCCATGATCGACCAGCAGGTATTTGCGCGCCGCGGCCGCCATCATCAGCCTCTTGGTCTGCACGACCTCCTGGTCCTGGTGAAATGCCGCAGCGCCGTAGATGGCCGACGACGAGAGAAAGGCGACATCGGCGCGAAGCGACCGCAGCGTCTCCTCTGCGATGAGGCCGAAGAAACCGTGGAATTTCTTGTTGTACTGGCCGCCAAGCGCGATCAGGGTGATGCCGCTGAGCCCCGACAGCTCCTGGATGACGGCGAGGTTATTGGTGATCACCGTCAGCGGGCGCAACTCGGCCAAATGCGCGGCTATGCCACCTGCCGTCGAGCCATCGTCGATAATCACGGTCTGGCCGGGCTCGATCGTCGCCACGGCCGCTATTGCCAAGCGGCGCTTTTCGTCGCCCGCCTGTTTTTGGCGGTAGCGGAAATCGCTCTCGAACAGGCCGCTCGACTGGATTGAGGCGCCGCCACGCACCTTGCGCAGAAAGCCGCTTTCCTCGAGCTCGTCGAGGTCGCGATGCACGGTCATCTTGGAGACGGCGAAACGCGAAGCGAGATCGTCGACGGAAGCCGTGCCGGCCTCCATCAGGAAATCCATGATGCCTTGTCTGCGGTTGTTGCTTTTCATTGCAGGCGCCCTTCGAAACGCGCCGTCTATATCACATCAATATCCCATGAAGATATCAGATTTTTTGTGATAATGTGTTATTATTCGCAGCATTCATGAGATTTTCACGCACCGTTGAAAGGTTAGCGCACGACACCAGCCGGCCAGGAGCGAGCCATGTCCCGGCTTCAGGCGCATCAAACAACTAGAAGTTCATGGCACGCAGGGTCTAAGCGGGCGCGCCGTTGTTGGCCTCGCGTGCGGAGGCCGAGGTGCCGAGCGCGGCTCAGCCGAAATTGAGGCGGCAAGCCATCGCGCCGCTCAGGATCAACAGGCAGCCCTATGAACTGTCGCTCGATTCCAGAACCAGCCTTCTCGACGCAATCCGGGCCCATGTCGGGCCGACGGCAAGCGCGTGCTGTCTTGCCCTGAGCTTCGTGATGAATGATGCGGCGGTGAATGCTATCTTCGTACATTCCAAGGGTGCTCCCCAGCACTCGCCGCAAGAAGCAGCTAGCGCGAACGCTGTGGGTGCTAGGAACGTGCAGGAGCGTCTTGGTCCTCCGAGGTCGTTGCCAACGTTTGTTGTCACGGAGGTTGAACGTCCGCTGTCATTCCTTCCTGTACAAAAGCGGACCTACGGATTTCGGCCCCAAAGCGGCAGCTCGATAGTTCTACAAGTCACGATCGACCGGGGTTGCTTTTCGAACTTTTTATCTCGCCCCTCGGCCGAATTGCAGGCGCTTGTAAAAGATACCGCGCTATAAGCCGTCCGCTGTGGGCCACGCCTGACCTAGTCGACTTCGAGCCAAATGCCCGTTCACTTCAGCGGCATCCAGATGGCGGGACCGTCGCTATCAGCCCCCTTCGAAATACCGAACAATAGCGGCCGTCGGTCGTGCCGATTTCAAATGACGAGATCTTCCCAGTAAGGGGGCTCGCCAAACGCGGCCTTCAGATGTTCTGCCAGCGCGCGGAGTTTTGCCGAGGGGCGTCTGCCCTCGGGATGTGCAAGGTAGATGAACTCCGGCGCAGGCTGGACTCCGACGTCGATGACCTTGAGTTTGCCGTTGCGAATGTCGGATCCGCATATGAACAGAGGCAACAGCGCGACGCCAAGACCGGCGATCGCTGCGTCGCGCATCATGTCCCCATTGTTGACCCTGAGACCTACACGGGCGCGCACCATCTCGATGCCGGTCGAAGTGGCGAAGCGCCAATCAGCCACGCCGCGATTGGTGTAGAAGATGCCCTTGTGGGCGTCGAGTTGCTCGATCGTTGCCGGCGTTCCGAGGCTGGCCAGATAATCGCCAGACGCCACCAAAACGCGACGGCTCGGCGCGAGGCGCCAGACCATCAAGCGGGAATCGTCGATGGCCCCGTGCCGCACCACGCCGTCATAGATGCCCGAAGCGATGTCGACGCGACGGTCGTCGAGTTCGAGGGACATCTCGATGTCAGGATTGGCTGCCAGAAAAGGATAGAGCGCCGGCCCCAGATGCATGCGGCCGAAGGTGACGGGTGCGGAGATCCGCATGGGGCCACTCAGGGTTCCCCGGCGCTCCGCCAGGTCTGTCGCTGCTTCCGAAACCTCACGTAGGATTCGCTTGGCGCGCTCGAAAAAGGCGGTTCCATCTTCCGTCACCGACACCTTGCGCGTCGTGCGGTGAAGCAGCGTGGCCCCGAGGCTGCATTCCAGCTCGGCCAACCGCTCGCTGACCACCGACTTCGAGAGCCGGAGCGTGCGAGCTGCTCCGCTGATCGAGCCTTCCTCGGCGACCGCAACGAAGCTGGCAATACCATCCAATTTCACTGTTCGTAGTTTCCGAAAAATAGATCCGCTATTTGCATAATAGTCCGAACATGCTGCCGGCACCATATTCGCCGTCACCAAACACCGATCTTGAGGAACCGAGGTAATGGACAGGCTTAAAGGCAAGCGCGCGCTCATAACGGGGGGCACCAGCGGCATCGGCTTGGAAACGGCGCGTCAATTCCTCAGCGAAGGCGCCCGCGTCGCTGTGACCGGGACCAATCCCGAGACGTTGGAAGCGGCGCGCAAGGAACTCGGCCCGGAAGTTCTGGTCATCAAAGCGGACGCCGCGGACGTCGCCGGTCAGAAGACAGTGACGGACGCCATTGAGCAAGCTTTCGGCGGGCTCGACATCGTGTTCGTCAATGCGGGCGTTGCCTTGCTCAAGCCTATCGAAGCATGGGACGAGGTCGGTTTCGACCGCGTTTTCGCCATCAATGTCAAAGGCCCGTATTTCTTGTTGCAGGCGTTGCTGCCGATCCTGTCGAATCCGGCTTCGATCGTGCTGAACACCTCTGTCAATGCCCATATCGGCATGCCGAATTCGAGTGTCTACGCGGCCTCGAAGGCCGCACTACAGTCGCTCATCCGCACATTGTCGGGGGAATTGATCGGTCGCGGCATCCGGTTCAACGCGATCAGCCCGGGGCCAATCGCAACGCCGCTTTACGGAAAACTCGGTTTCACCGAAACTGACCTGAGAACTGTCGCCGACAGCATCAAGGGCCAAGTCCCCGCCGGCCGTTTCGGCGATCCGTCCGAGATTGCTAAGGCCGTCGTGTTCCTGGCCTCCGACGAAGCCGCCTATACCGTCGGCAGCGAGATCATGATCGATGGCGGCATGGGAACGCTGTGAGGTGATGGCCCAATTCATCATCCAGACGAGGCGATTGCATTATGGAAAAGAGCCATGTGCGCTGCGTGGAAGCCGCGACTTAGCGCGTCTTTAAAGATAAGTGCTTGTTTTTGTTATTGATCGTTACCGGTCGGATAGACCTCACTCGATAGAGTTGGAGTAGAGCTCAGTAAACTGGTGTCATCTTGCACTGCGAGGCAAGGCAGTCGGCGAGGGGCGTCGAGTTCTCCACACGCAGCGCCAAACCATTAACTCGGTCTGCCATAACCAGGCTCACCTAGCTGGTTGTTGAAAGTCTGAGAGATACCCGTTTTGACTCTGATCTGTACCCGGCATCGTCATCTTCTGCGTGCTTTCCCGCGGCCGTCGCAGGCGGCAGAATGGGGTTTGTGCTGTACCAGGTAGGAGTCCACCGGTCAGGCAAACTTCCCCGCGGCGAAGAAGGCTGAGGTTTTTTGCGAGCGCGCTTAGATATTAAAGAGAATGTTCAAGCCTGCCGCTAAAGCCGCATAAGGGCACTGGCATCCAGCGGCAACGTCAGCTGTTGCATCGGATCGTCACCAGGATCATGATCCCCTTGGCTAATAAATTCCGACGTAGAATCGTTCGGACCGTTCGCTTTCTGCGCCGGTTTCACCGTGGCTTCCGCGACAGTGCGGTCGCCTGACAGGAGGGGAAGCGTGATGGGAGTCCAAACAGAACTTGCTCGCAATTTTCTCGGATCAATTCTCCAGCCCGGCGCGCCCACTTTTGATGAGGTAAGGAGGATACACAATGGCCTCGTCGACCGACGCCCCGCAGTCATTGCCCGTTGTCGAGGTATTGCCGATATCGTCGATGCTGTCCTTTACGCCCAGGCGACCGGACTGGAGATTTGCGTACGCGGCGGCGGCCACAACATCGCGGGGCGTGCGGTGGTCGACGATGGCCTCATGATCGACCTCTCCTTGATGAAAGGAGTGCACGTGAATGCCGCCGCCCAGACGGCCGTCGTCGAGGGCGGTGTGACTTGGAGGGAGTTGAATAGAGAGACCCAGTTACATGGTTTGGCGACCACTGGAGGGGTGATCGGAAGTACGGGGGTTGCCGGGCTTACCCTCGGCGGCGGCCTTGGATGGCTTATGCCGAAATACGGGATGGCGCTGGACAATCTGATCTCTGTCGATCTGGTGCTCGCTGACGGTTCCGTGGTGAAGGCGAGCGCCGACGCAAATCCCGATCTCTTCTGGGCGCTACGTGGCGGCGGTGGCAACTTCGGCGTTGCCGCTTCCTTCGAGTTCCGCCTGCATTCCATCGGCCCAGTCGTGTTCGGGGGGATCGTTGCCTTTCCATTCCAAGAGGCGAGACAAGTCCTCCGCAGGTTCCGCGACCTTGCCGAAAACGCCTCGGACGACCTGATGCTGGTCGCCGCCTTAACGACTGCGCCAGACGGGTCAGGCACCCCGATCGTTGCAATCGTTTCCTGTCATATCGGCTCCGCTGAAGATACTGAGGTCGTTGGGCGCCAGATCCGGAGCTTTGGGACCGTGGCGGTAGACGCTCTGGGGCCGATACCCTATACGGAACTCAATGGAATGCTGGACGCGGGCTTCCCTACCGGCGCCTTCAACTATTGGAAGTCCACTTTCCTTCCGCGCCTTGACGATGACGCGGTCGAGGCCCTCGTGACCGCATATGAGCGCTGCCCAGTTCCAACAAGCTCGATCTTGCTGGAAGGTTTCCACGGTTTTGCGTCGCGCATTCCGGTAGATTCTACCTCCTTCGCGCTCCGTGACATTGGCTTCAACACGCTCGTGCTTGGCCAATGGATGGACAAGGCCTCTGCGGATCGCACCACCGCTTGGGCGCGCGCCAGCTTCGATGCCCTTGAGCCCTTTGCTGGCAAGCGTCGCTATGCAAATTATTTGGGGGCAGACGAGGACGCCGGCGCGGCAGCGTTGGCCGCCTATGGTCAAAACCTCGCAAGGCTGCGGCAGTTGAAAACGCGCTATGACCCGAACAACATCTTCCATCATAACGTGAACATACCACCCGCCTAGGATATGGCGTTCTAGTCAGAGTAGGGTGCCGCCAATACAGCGATGCAACCGGTTTGTCTGTCAATAGGGCTTCGAAAGTGAGGTTACCAGGTTCAAACCCTGTTCCCGCAACCAATTCTATCATAAATCAATAACCGTCCCGGTCTGACCGGGGCGGTTTTTTTGCGTTTAAAGCGCAAGCAATCGTCGCTACGCGCCGGTGGGAGCATCACCGCGCCGAGAAGCCGCGCGAACCGGAAGAGCGAGCAAGTTAGTGCACCTTAGGAGAGATATGGCGCGCTTTAAAGGCAAGCCTTTTGTTTCTATTGTGTGCGGTTACCGGTTGCTCGTATTTGGGAGTAGCTAGGGCAAGGCCCCATGTCGGGAAGGCAGCATGCGCCGCAGTCGGCCGTAGAGATCAGCCTGCAACATCCGGAATGCGGACATCGCCGGCGACCACTGTAGAGGTCGTGCTTGCTAGAAGCGGTCGCCATTTTACCTAGCTTCAATTGCCAGATGCGAATACAAAGCGCCTGAGCTTAGGTGGCAATTGCATCAGAGCCGGCGCCGCAAACGATCGCGCAGACCAGCTCATTCTTCTTTATCGAGATGCGACCTTTGCGCAGGGCGGCGAGGGCGGCAGCGCCGCTGAGGTCCGCTGCCAAGCCCATTTCGAACCAGAGCCACTTGGCTGCGGCGCGCATTTCGTCGTCGCTGACCAGCACGATCTCATCGACCCGATCGCGAACGGCCTCGAAGATTCGATCGTCGGAGCGCGCGCACGACATTGTTGCTACCGAGGTGGTCACCTTGTCGAGGGCGATGTTGCGGCCCGCCTCCAGCGAACGCAGCAGCACCGGCGATCCTTCGGCTTCGATGCCGACCACTCGCACAGCCGGCTTCAGCGCCTTGAGCGCAGTGGACACCCCCGTGATAAGGCCGCCGCCACCCATCGCCACGAGCACGGTGGTCATCTCAGGCAGATCCTCGAGCAGCTCGAGGCCGACCGTTCCCTGCCCGGCGACAACATCCGCGTCGGCAAAGGGATGGAAATATGCCGCGCCTGTCTCGCGATGGAAGGCGAGAGCGGCGACGTTGGATTCATGCCAGGCGGAGCCAACGATCCGAACGTCGGCCTTCCAGGCCCGGAGCTTTTCGATCTTCTCGAGCGAGGCGTTGCTCGGCAGGAAAATGGTGGCCGGCACCTGTGCCATGAAGCCGGCGCGGCCGTGGCGATGCCGTGATTTCCCCCTGATGCGGTGACGATGCCATGAGCGATGTCGGCAGCATCGAGCGCCAGCAGCCGGTTCGTGGCGCCCCGCGCCTTGAACGAGCCCGTGACCTGCAGCAGCTCAAGCTTCAAAGCAAGCCGATAGCCTTCGCCAGCTCCCGACTGGAGATTGGTCGCCTCGACCACCGGCGTGCGGCGGACATTGCCCCTGATGCGCTCGGCCGCGGCCCGGATGTCGTTCAGCTCGACGATCATGCGATCGCTCCCTCATAGGGCGCGGCCACCGTCATGCAGCAATTACCGACGCCGACCGGCCAGGCTGCCGACGACTATAGACCATCCCGTCGGCGGCGTAGAGCACCATCGAAAGCATCACGCTAAATCGCGTCGATCGGTTCTGGCGACGCGGAGCCATGGCGCATCTTCCGGTTGAGGCGTGAAGAGAGTTTGCAGACAAGAGGGCCGCAGGTTAGCGTTGATCCATGTTCATTTCCGCATAGGGCAATGATGAGATGACACCCCGAACCAAGTACGCGCGAAGCGGGAAGGTGGCCATCGCCTATCAGGTCTGGGGGAGTGGTCCAATAGACCTTGTTTGGGCACCGGGAACGGCATCCCACCTCGATCTGGAATGGGAAATGCCACTGCGCGCTCTGTTTTTCGAGAAGCTCGGGGCGTTCTGCCGGGTTATCAAGTTCGACAAGCGTGGAACGGGGCTGTCCGATCGCCCAATCCGAATGGCGACTCTTGAGGAACGGACTGACGACATCCGGGCCG
This region of Mesorhizobium sp. M2A.F.Ca.ET.046.03.2.1 genomic DNA includes:
- the dhaL gene encoding dihydroxyacetone kinase subunit DhaL, producing MTSIGSPELKKMFDAIAAAIAADKDRLCQLDGIIGDADHGIAMELGFNAARDAVADLNLTATDPTALLNTAAKSFLNAVGASSGPLYATAFMRGAAAVKGKTKLDADDAIAMFQAMAQGIKDRGKAELGEKTMVDAWQPAAEAAGAARAAGKSLADSLAVALAAAERGAEATKDMIAAKGRSSRLGERSLGHVDPGAASAVTVIGAMAQSLNSAIPGKV
- a CDS encoding RpiB/LacA/LacB family sugar-phosphate isomerase; its protein translation is MKIAIGADSAGKPLLDVIAAHLATKPGLTVSDLSQLGYYADLSQNLAQTIVDGKNDRGILFCGTGIGVSISANKVPGIRAALTHDTYSAERAAKSNNAQIITMGARVIGPELAKAIVDTWLASEFDEKGPSAGNVQAINRLDEAKR
- a CDS encoding LysR family transcriptional regulator; translated protein: MKLDGIASFVAVAEEGSISGAARTLRLSKSVVSERLAELECSLGATLLHRTTRKVSVTEDGTAFFERAKRILREVSEAATDLAERRGTLSGPMRISAPVTFGRMHLGPALYPFLAANPDIEMSLELDDRRVDIASGIYDGVVRHGAIDDSRLMVWRLAPSRRVLVASGDYLASLGTPATIEQLDAHKGIFYTNRGVADWRFATSTGIEMVRARVGLRVNNGDMMRDAAIAGLGVALLPLFICGSDIRNGKLKVIDVGVQPAPEFIYLAHPEGRRPSAKLRALAEHLKAAFGEPPYWEDLVI
- a CDS encoding triose-phosphate isomerase; protein product: MRSAGVTYWVGTSWKMNKTLAEALAFAEAIAAFTLGFDKRIQPFVIPPFTAVREVKKALSSTHIKVGAQNMHWADNGAWTGEISPPMLKDCGLDLVELGHSERREHFGESDHAVGLKTAAAVRHGLVPLICVGETLPERESGRAGAVLTAQVEGALQFLEGEAKSARILFAYEPVWAIGDKGIPASSDYADKQQALIKRVATALLLASPPVLYGGSVNPQNAAELIGQPNVDGLFIGRSAWQAEGYIDILRRALAAI
- a CDS encoding SDR family oxidoreductase; amino-acid sequence: MDRLKGKRALITGGTSGIGLETARQFLSEGARVAVTGTNPETLEAARKELGPEVLVIKADAADVAGQKTVTDAIEQAFGGLDIVFVNAGVALLKPIEAWDEVGFDRVFAINVKGPYFLLQALLPILSNPASIVLNTSVNAHIGMPNSSVYAASKAALQSLIRTLSGELIGRGIRFNAISPGPIATPLYGKLGFTETDLRTVADSIKGQVPAGRFGDPSEIAKAVVFLASDEAAYTVGSEIMIDGGMGTL
- a CDS encoding DeoR/GlpR family DNA-binding transcription regulator, encoding MKSNNRRQGIMDFLMEAGTASVDDLASRFAVSKMTVHRDLDELEESGFLRKVRGGASIQSSGLFESDFRYRQKQAGDEKRRLAIAAVATIEPGQTVIIDDGSTAGGIAAHLAELRPLTVITNNLAVIQELSGLSGITLIALGGQYNKKFHGFFGLIAEETLRSLRADVAFLSSSAIYGAAAFHQDQEVVQTKRLMMAAAARKYLLVDHGKFGRTALHFLTDLRAFNTVFTGGELEPPAREELEAAGISLTVVDNRD
- a CDS encoding pyridoxal-phosphate dependent enzyme yields the protein MAQVPATIFLPSNASLEKIEKLRAWKADVRIVGSAWHESNVAALAFHRETGAAYFHPFADADVVAGQGTVGLELLEDLPEMTTVLVAMGGGGLITGVSTALKALKPAVRVVGIEAEGSPVLLRSLEAGRNIALDKVTTSVATMSCARSDDRIFEAVRDRVDEIVLVSDDEMRAAAKWLWFEMGLAADLSGAAALAALRKGRISIKKNELVCAIVCGAGSDAIAT
- a CDS encoding dihydroxyacetone kinase subunit DhaK — protein: MQTKKIINDGNRAVDEMLEGILAAHPAHLRSVDGSPRSIIARDGPRSGKVGLVIGGGSGHEPTFLGFVGKGLADAAAIGNVFASPPPDPILECAKAASGGAGVLFMYGNYAGDVMNFDMAAEMAAMDDIEVRTVLTTDDVASAPRDQRGRRRGVAGNFFIFKAAGAACDRMLSFDEVERIVRKANDHTFTMGVALSPCSLPQTRRPNFEIGADEMEIGMGIHGEPGIARGALKSADAITDEMLDRILAEMEPSRGDKVAVLVNSLGSTPLMELYIMNRRLKQRLDDIGVSVHATWVGNYCTSLEMAGASVTLEHLDEELQTMLDHPCDCAMFRAG
- a CDS encoding FAD-binding oxidoreductase produces the protein MGVQTELARNFLGSILQPGAPTFDEVRRIHNGLVDRRPAVIARCRGIADIVDAVLYAQATGLEICVRGGGHNIAGRAVVDDGLMIDLSLMKGVHVNAAAQTAVVEGGVTWRELNRETQLHGLATTGGVIGSTGVAGLTLGGGLGWLMPKYGMALDNLISVDLVLADGSVVKASADANPDLFWALRGGGGNFGVAASFEFRLHSIGPVVFGGIVAFPFQEARQVLRRFRDLAENASDDLMLVAALTTAPDGSGTPIVAIVSCHIGSAEDTEVVGRQIRSFGTVAVDALGPIPYTELNGMLDAGFPTGAFNYWKSTFLPRLDDDAVEALVTAYERCPVPTSSILLEGFHGFASRIPVDSTSFALRDIGFNTLVLGQWMDKASADRTTAWARASFDALEPFAGKRRYANYLGADEDAGAAALAAYGQNLARLRQLKTRYDPNNIFHHNVNIPPA